Sequence from the Fictibacillus arsenicus genome:
AAGAATATGAAGAATATCATATCCCTGGTGCAAAATGCTTAAGTATTTTTTCAAATGATGAAAGAGCAGAGATTGGAACGATTTATAAGCAAATTAGCAAAGAACAAGCGATTGAACGCGGACTGGAGATTGCAGCTCCGAAACTTCCGGAATTGTTAAAAAAGATTAAGAACGAAATGGTCAATAATCCAGATAAGCAGGTTGTGATCTATTGTGCGAGAGGCGGAATGCGTTCTAAAAGTATTGCTCAAACAATGTCTATCTTGGGTATAGATTGTTTACAGCTGGATGGCGGGATACGTTCTTATAGGAAGCAAATTGAAAAAATGCTTGAGGAGTATGCTCAAAATCCGAAAAAAATCATAGTTATTGAAGGCTATACTGGGACTATGAAAACTAAATTTTTGGAGAAGCTGCAGGATGAAGGCTATCCGGTTATAAATTTAGAGGGAATGGCTAGTCATAAAGGGTCAATTTTTGGAAGAATTGGAGAAGATCCAGCTTCACAGAAAAAATTTGAATCAAGATTGTTTGAGCGTTTAAAGGCACTAAAAGACTCTCCTGTTTTAATTATTGAATCTGAAAGTAAAAGAATTGGAAGGGTTGTAGTTCCCGAATTCTTGCTAGAAGGAAAGTATTCAGGCACCCGAATCCATATTGATATGCCTTTTGGAATGCGAGTAAAATATATTTGTGATGTATATGATCCGCTGTTTCATAGGGAAGAAATCGAAGAAGCAGTCCTGAAACTCTCTAAAAGAATTCCGTTTCCTATTATGACGGAGATCGAAGAAGCACTCACACAACAAGATTATGAAAAAGTCGTTTCTTTCTTACTTGAAAATTATTATGATCCAAAGTATGAGTTTGCCGAACAAAAATATGAAAGTCAATGTATCAAAGTGTGTGGGGATTCCTTTGATTACCTTTACAACGAAATTAAGAACGAAATTAACAAAATTCTTTAACTCATTTTAAAGACCGCTTTAAAGGTGGTCTTATTTTTATGAAATTTTTTCTTTTCGGAATTTTCATATATTGGTAAACTATACTTGTTTTAGTTGCATATATGGGGGGACAGATATGAAAGTTTTTATGCAATTAATGTGGTATTTCAAACAAGAGAAGCTTCGATATCTTGGTGGTATCATTATGCTTGCGTTTGTTTCACTTGGGCTGCTAGTGCCGCCTAAAATTGTCGGTCTAACCGTCGATCACATTAAGGAAGGTACTTTAACGGATGTATTGTTATGGCAATATGGAGGATTGCTTATTGCAATTGCTGTGGGGATATATGTTCTAAGGTATATTTGGAGAATATTAATTTTTGGGGCTGCTGTTAAACTTGCTATGCTGCTAAGAAACAGACTTTATGAGCACTTCACAAAAAAGTCTCAGGAATTTTATCAAAAGCGCCGTGTGGGAGATCTTATGGCTCACTCGACAAATGACCTTCAAGCGATTCAGCAAACGGCAGGAGATGGTGTTCTGACCTTAGTAGATTCATTGATGATGGGTGGATTTACACTGATTGCGATGGCCTCGACGATTAGCTGGAAGCTTACGCTTGTAAGTTTGCTTCCTTTGCCTGTAATGGCATGGGCGACGAATAAATATGGAACCATGCTTCACAAACGATTTCACAGCGCACAGGAAGCATTTTCATCACTTAACGATAAAGTGCAGGAAAGCATATCGGGAACACGTGTAATAAAAGCATTCGGACAGGAAAAAGATGATATTAACAGCTTTACAGAACTATCGAAGGATGCTGTTAGAAAGAATATGGCAGTTGCTCGAATAGATTCATTGTTTGATCCTACAATTTCACTTATTATCGGTTTTTCATTCTTTCTAGCAGTGAGCTATGGGTCATCCTTGGTCATTCAGGGTGAACTGTCAATAGGGGAACTTGTGTCGTTCACCAGTTACCTGGGACTATTAATCTGGCCAATGCTTGCATTTGGCTGGCTGTTTAATATCGTGGAAAGAGGAAGAGCATCATATGATCGGATAGAAACGTTACTGGCAGTTAATGAGGAGATTAATGATGAGGGGACAATATCTATTCTGCCGAAAGGTAATATTGAATATCACCTTAAGGAATTTAGTTATCTGAATAAAACTCCTGTCTTAAAAGACGTCAGTTTTACTTTAGAAAGCGGGCAGTCAATGGGCATCGTCGGCAAAACAGGTAGCGGGAAAACAACACTTTGCAGGTTGCTGCTCCGTGAATATCACATCATGAGAGGTGATATTTCACTTGATGGAGAGGATATCTGTGATTACCGGCTGCATACTTTACGATCTGCGATTGGTTATGTACCTCAAGACCATTTTCTATTCTCTGCTACCATCGCAGAAAACATTGCTTTTGGAAATATAGATGCTCCTTTTGCGGACATAAAAGATGCTGCAAATACATCTTCCATTCATAAAGATATTGCACAATTTACATATGGATATGAAACAGTAGTTGGTGAAAGGGGTGTAACGTTATCAGGAGGGCAAAAGCAACGGATATCTATAGCAAGGTCTCTAGTAACTGACCCTGAAATTTTAATTTTGGATGATTCTTTATCTGCTGTTGATGCAAAAACTGAGGAAGAAATCCTCCAGAACTTAAAAGGAAAAAGAAAAAACAAAACAACTATTATTACCGCTCACAGATTGTCTTCAATTGCTCATTGTGACTTGATTATCGTTATGGATAACGGCACCATTATTCAAAGGGGTACACATCAGTACTTATTATGTGAAGAGGGCTGGTATAAGGAAACTTACGAAAGGCAAGCTCTTGAAACGCTGATCGCACAAGGAGGTGGGAACAGATGAGTGGAGACGGCAATGTACACTCTAATGAAGAATTGAATCGTATGAATCAATGGACAGTTTTTAAACGTCTCATGTCTTATACAAAAATGCATAAAAAACGTCTATCGATTGCCTTTCTTCTCCTATTGGCTGCAACTGCATCTGAACTTACAGCACCGATATTAGTCAAAACGTTTATTGATGATTATTTAACACCTCGAATTTTCGATCAAAAAGCACTTATTATTCTTGGGTGCAGCTATATTGGTCTAATTGTGCTGTCTGCAATCGTAAATTACATTCAATTTGTCTTGTTCCAGTCAGTAGCTTTAGACATCATTCAAACTTTAAGGATTCAAGTATTCTCAAAAGTACATTCATTAGGTTTGAAATTCTTTGACCGCACACCGGTTGGAAGTCTTGTTTCCCGAATTACGAATGACACTGAGGCAGTTAAGGATCTATATGTAAGTGTTCTGTCCACATTTGTTCAGAATATCGTTTTTCTATTCGGTATTTTTGGGTTTATGTTTTATCTAAATGTGAAACTTGCGGTTTTTTGTTTAGGAATATTGCCGTTTATTATTTATATCATGTGGCTGTACAGAAAGTATAGTTCGAAATCTTTTTATGAAATGAGAGAAAAGCTCAGCCAGTTAAATGCTAAATTGAATGAGTCACTGCAAGGGATGTCTATCGTTCAAGTCTTTAATCAGCAAAAAAGGCTGAGAGAAGAGTTTGCCAAAGTTAACAATGAACATAATGATGCTCAGATGAAAAATATAAAATATAATGGCTTGCTTTTAAGACCTGCTGTAGACCTAATCTATATGCTGGCTCTACTAATGATCTTATCTTTTTTTGGAATTAAGTCGTTTAATTCAGCAGTTGAAATCGGTGTAATCTATGCTTTTATTAATTATTTGGATCGTTTTTTTGAACCTGTAAACATGATGATGATGCGTCTTTCGATCTTTCAGCAAGCAGTCGTTTCAGCGGGAAGAGTGTTTACAGTAATGGACGAAACTGAACTCGCACCAGTAAAAAGAGACAAAGTACAATTAGATCCTGTTATAGGCAATGGGAAAATTGAATTTAAAGATGTTACGTTTTCATATGATGGTGAACAAGAAGTGCTTAAAAATATATCTTTCACTGCTAACCCAGGAGAAACAGTTGCATTAGTAGGCCATACCGGCAGCGGCAAAAGCTCCATTATTAATTTGCTTATGCGTTTTTACGATGTGGAGAAAGGTGAAATATTGATCGATGATATTCCTTTATCACATTTCGAAAATGATGAACTCCGAAAAAAAGTAGGTCTTGTACTTCAGGATCCATTTTTGTTCGTGGGAGATATCGCTCAAAATATTCGATTATATAACAAAGAAATCACTGATGAAGATGTTAAAGAAGCGGCACAATTTGTTCAAGCTTCAAGCTTTATTGAAAAGTTGCCCCAAGAATATAACACGATCCTGGGTGAAAGAGGAGCTGCATTTTCGAGCGGGCAAAGACAGCTTATTTCATTTGCGAGAACCATGGCTTTTTCTCCTAGAATCCTGATTTTAGATGAAGCAACAGCTAACATAGATACTGAGACTGAAGAAGAGATACAGCTAGCCCTTCATAAAATGAGAAGCGGAAGAACGACGATCGCAATTGCGCACAGGTTATCAACGATTCAGGATGCTGAGTTAATCTTAGTTCTTCATAAAGGAGAAATTGTTGAAAGAGGAACACATCAAGAGCTTTTAATGCAGCGAGGATTATATCATAAGATGTTTTTGCTGCAGCATGGTACAGATTCAATAGAGGAAGTCAGTTAAGGGGCTGTACCAAAAGTAAAATATACTTTACTTTTGGCAGCCCAAATTTTTTATTTTACAAATAAAAAATAAATAGCGGATTTCCTGGAGCGGAAATCAACATCTTCTAATAGCAACAATGTTACTAAAACAGCCAAATAAAAAAGAGGGTGACTTAAAATTTTTATTTTTGAGTCAACCTCTTTTTTTGTCTGAAATTTTTCGAATATATGAATATATTTATTATGTCATTGACTTATTTGCAAATTATCCTATGATAAGATAGCATACATACAAACTGAACTAAAGGATGAGAGTGCTTTGAAGAAATATGTAATAACATCAGTGCTTATCGGAAGCGTGTTAGTCCTCTCTGCTTGTAAACCTGTAGATTGGGCAGAACAACAATGGAACTCGGCATTTAATGATTCAAAAGATGAAAAAGCTGAAAAACAAAACGATAATAAACAACAGCATGACGAGCCGAAAGATGAAACGCCATCTGAAACAGATGAAACTGGAGAACAGGATCAGCAAGCAGATCTTCCTTGGCTAAATGAAACGGTTACTGTTTCAGGTGATGGGAAAGCGATTGTTCAAAACTTAAATGATATGCTTATAGTTGCGAATAAAGAGAGAAATCTTCCAGAAGACTATGAACCAGCTGATCTGGTTATACCTGATGTTCCTTTTCCTTTTAAAGAGGATCTGCCTAAAAAGAAATTAAGAAAAGAAGCTGCATCGTCAGTTGAAGATTTATTTAAAGCCGCTGAGGAACAAGGGTTAGAACTCCTTGCTCAGTCAGGATACCGCTCTTACGATACACAGGTTTCGATCTTTGCTTACAATGCAGATCAGTTTGGCGAGGAGAAAGCCAATCAAACAAGTGCCCAGCCGGGACAAAGCGAACACCAGACTGGCCTTTCGCTGGATGTGACTTCACCACAAGTAAACTACCAACTCGTTGAAGAATTTGGTGAAACAAAAGAAGGAAAGTGGATTGCGGAAAATGCTTACAAATATGGATTCATCATTAGATACCTTAAAGGCAAAGAAGATATAACGGGATATCAGTATGAGCCTTGGCACCTAAGATATGTAGGAAAAGAACATGCTAAAGAAATTCATGAAAGCGGAATAACGTTAGAAGAATATTTGGAAAAGCCATAAGTATATTATAAGACAGCCTGTTTGAGGGCTGTCTTTCTTAATGATTGAACAAAACGGCTATTTTCTTTAAGATAGAGAGAGAATGTATAAAGGAGCTTCTGCTTATGACCGATCTAAATATTTGGCTCGCTTTCGCAGCCGGGCTGCTGTCTTTTATTTCACCATGCTGCTTGCCGTTATATCCAGCATTTTTATCTTATATCACTGGAATATCGGTTCAGGAACTGAAAGAAGAACAAGCCATGCTCAGAAAAAGAGCGCTATTACATACAGCATTTTTCTTATTGGGGTTTTCCATTATATTTATCGTGCTTGGTTTGTCTACAACGATAATCGGAGAAATATTTGTTGAGTATCAATCATTATTAAGACAGATCGGGGCCATCATAATTGTCTTTTTTGGTTTGGTAGTTATGGGGTTCATCTCACCTGAATTTTTGATGAAGGATAAAAAGATGAAGTTCCAGTCAAGACCAACGGGTTATTTAGGTTCGGTTTTAATAGGAATCGGTTTTGCTGCAGGCTGGACACCTTGTATGGGGCCGATCCTTGCAGGTGTTATAGCACTCGGAGTATCAAATCCTGCTGCTTCATTAACTTATATGATTGCTTATGTTTTAGGATTTGCTGTTCCATTTTTTGTTTTAAGTTTCTTTTTGGACAAACTAAAATCAATAAAAAAATTTAATCGTCAATTTATGAAAATAGGCGGAAGCCTGATGGTAATAATGGGGGTCCTGCTTTATTTTAACTGGATGACCCAATTGACTTCGTTTTTAATCAACCGTGTTTTTGGAGGATTTCAAGGTTTTTAAGAGTAACATAGGAAGGGGAATTGCAACATGTCATCACGCTCAAATGATCTTATCTTAAAAACAACAACAAATATTATTGTGTTTGTTATTTTAGCCTTCTCTGTAAATATGTTATTTTCAGGTCATAATGCGCCTGGAGGAGGTTTTATCGGAGGTCTGATGGGAGCGGGAGCGTTTTTGCTTCTTTACATCTCATATGGACTTCAGCCGGTACATAGAATCTTACCGATCAATTTTACCTATATGATTGCTGCAGGATTGCTGACGGCAATTTTAACAGGTGCGGGATCTTTTGTTTTAGGAGTACCGTTTTTGAGTCATTCCTTTGGTTATTTTTATTTGCCGCTGTTAGGGAAAACAGAACTTGCTACTGCAATGCTGTTTGATCTTGGTGTTTATCTAACAGTTATCGGAGTAACGATGACGATCATCCTTTCCATTGCAGAAGACAAAATTGAAAAAGTGGAAGAGGAAGGTAACTGACCGTGTTTTTTATAGCAAGTACTTGTTTTGCCATCATAATGGCAGTTATTATTTTTAATTTCAGAATGAGGGAAACGAGAGAACCTGTAACATCTAGAAAAATAATAATTCCTCCGTTAGCTATGAGCACAGGCTTTCTTCAATTTGTATTCCCTGCTTTTCGAATCACTTGGATCGAAGCAGGGGAGGCCTTTTTAGTAGGAATTATGTTTTCCATCTTCCTGATCATGACAAGCAAGTTTGAAATAAAAGGAGATCACGTATATCTCGTCAGGTCTAAAGCTTTTATTTTTATTATTATCGGACTGTTTGCCATAAGATTAGGACTAAAATGGTATATTGGTTCTTCCATATCAATCTTTGAAACCAGCTCATTATTTTTCATTGTAGCCTTTGGTATGATATTGCCTTGGCGGTTAGCCATGCTATTTTTATTCATGAAAAAGAAGAACGAGATCGCTTTATAGAAAAACCCCTGAATCTTATTTGGATTCAGGGGTTTTTATGCGAGCAGGGATTGATAAGGTTTAATATCAATATTTTTCTTCTTTAGTGTTTTAATCAGCCATTTATGATCCCGTTTTGGCGTAGCAATAATATAGCCTCGTATGATTAAATCCTCTGTCATCGAACTAGCTTTTTCAGCAATTGCGAGTTCACCGATCTTGCCTGCGATCTTTTCTTTTGCGACATCGCGAAAGAGTTCAGGGACTGGAGCTACTAATTCATTTAACAGTTTCTTTTGATCCTCGTTCCATAAGTGGATCGTTTCGTTAATATAATGTTCCTGCCAATCCAATATGGATTTACCATCTTCTTTCGGAAGGCGCTTTAAAAACTTCCGGAACATGAAATAACCGCCAATGGCAAACATCGAAAATAAAAAAACGGACCATAGAACGATAAAGGTGATGAACCATCCAGACAATGCGTCCACCTCATATGTATTTTATTTGGCGGGACCATGTGGGAATCGAACCCACCGGAGACGGCACGCGCCTCCCAAAAGGTTTTGAAGACCCAGGCAAGCACCAGCTACACATCTGGCCCCAAGATATGCGTTGATATAAACGAGAGATTTCATTTATTCACAAAGACTAGTATAGACTATTGAAATTTAAAATCCAAGTACATTGTTTTTACATTCAAAAAAATCGAAGGTGGGGGAGGCGAGTTTCGATTTTTTAAGAGGAGAAATTAGATAGAAGGTAAAGATGATCTTCTATTAATTTTTCTTAGTATTAGAATCTTTTCTAAAAGATTGTTGCTACAGAGAGTTTTTAAGAACTTCTTCATATGAATAGTTAATTGAAGCGGAAGGGCGAGACTCCAGCAGGATGAGTGGGACTTTTGAAAAGCGGAAGCGGCTCGTACAGCCCCGACAAGCAAAAGGTGAATGGGCTAAGAAGGCGCTCTTTGCCTTCATGACCATTTAACTTTTGACCTCGAGGGGCTAGCCGCTGCAGCTAGACTGGTGAGACCATTCAATGACGCAAAGCGGCGAATGGGCTCACCGCACACCCTGCGGAAAGGGAGTCCTGAAGCGGAAATTAACCTCTATCAAAAGCATCAATGTATACGAAAACAGCCTGCTATTATAACCACACTCACCACTGATACAGTTTGGTGATCTCGACTATAACAGTTCACCTTATATAACAGCCTGAAATTCACACTATAACAGTTCCTCCTGTGGACAACTGTGAATAACTTTAATTGTGGATAACCTGTGTGTATCCAGCGGTGAATATTTATACATCTATGCATAAAGAGCGCGGGAAATAATTTTGTTTGACCAATGCGAAATGATAATATGAATATAAACTAAGTTATAAATCTTGTGTTTTTACATCTGTTTTCATAAAGTGTAAAAGAGTATGTAAATATAGGTGGTTTAAACGATGACAATAAACTATTATACAATCGGCATGGCTGGACATATCGACCATGGAAAAACAACCCTTACTAAAGCATTGAGCGGTGTTGATACAGATACTTTGAAAGAAGAGAAAGCACGGAAAATCACTATAGAACCAGGTTTTGCACCCTTTCCTTTAACGGACAGCATTCATACATCAATTGTAGATGTGCCTGGTCATGAAAAATTAATTCGCCAGATGATTGCGGGAGTTGCTGGAATCGACTTGGTATTGTTGGTCATAGCTGCTGATGAGGGTGTCATGCCCCAAACGAGAGAACATTTTGAGATTCTTTCATTTCTTGATATACAAAAGGGAATGATTGTTGTTACAAAGTCCGATTTAATTGATGATGAAATGAAACTCCTAATAGAAGATGAGATCTCTGAGCTTACTAATGATTCTGTCTTTCAATCGTTTCCCGTTCATTTCGTTGATAGTCTTTCTATGAATGGTATTGATGATTTAAAAAAATCAATTGCTAGTTATTTGGAGGATACAGAAACGAGATCTGCGTCCGGACCTTTCCGCTTACCGATCGACCATATTTTTACGGTGAAAGGACAAGGGACTGTTGTAAGAGGTACAGTGTACGAAGGTGAGGTTCATGAAGGTGATGAGCTGGAGATTCAGCCAGGAGACGAAAAAGTTAAAGTAAGAAAACTGCAGGTTCACAAAGAGAATGTACAGAATGCAAGAGCAGGTCAAAGAGCCGCGATAAATCTTTCTGGAGGCTCGAAGCTGGATTGGAAAAGAGGTCATGTCTTACTGACACCAGGTGTTTTTTCAGTGACAGATACAGTTGATCTTGTTTTAACAACGGGTAAAGAATGGGCTGGGAAATTAAAGCAACGAACACAAATTAAGTTTTATACAGGAACAGCTGAAGTAATGGGGAAACTCATATTCTTTGATAGAAAGGAACTTGAAAACTCTGCAGATTATGTTTTTTGCCAAGTGCGTTTAGACGAACCAATCGTAACGAAGCGAGGCGACCGTTTTATTATTCGCCGGCCTTCTCCTGAAGAAACAATTGGAGGCGGAGAAGTAATTGATTCAAACGGAGCTGCTTATAAATTTGGGATTGGTACGATTCGAATGCTTCAGGATAAATTCGAGGGAACACCTAGTGAAAGAGTTATACAAACACTTCAGAAAAAAGGATCTTTGACAACAGGAGAATTAGTGAAACTTACTGGTATTGAAGAACCTGTATTAGATAAGGTTTTACAAGAACTTATAGAGTTAAAGGCAGTTTTTTATATGAGTGGCTATTATAATGATGAAGCAACAATGAAACTAGCAGAAACTGATCTTATTCAAAAATTAACTGTGTTTCACGAAGAATATCCTTTAAGGCAAGGTATTCCAAAGGCAGAGGTTGTACAATCGTTAAAAGGCAAGCTTCACCAGAAAGTAAGCAGTGGTTATATTGAGAAATTAATACAGTTATCTACTATTAGAATAACTGACCAATTTGTTCATTTGCCGGCATTTAAACCGCACTTCCCGAATAAATGGGAAAAACGCATGTCCCAAGTTGCAAATATCCTAGAAGAAAAGCAGTTTGAACCTGATGATTTGCTGTCAATCTATCAAGCACATCAATTGCCAGAAAATCTTTATTCGGATTTTAAGTATTTTTTAATTAATCATGGTAAAGCACTTGTTTTGTTTGACGATGTATTAATTGGGAAGGATACATTCGATTCTGCAGTCGATCTGTTAAAAAGCCAGACAGAGCAAAGTTTTACTGTTCAAGAGGCAAAAAATGTTCTCAATACTTCTAGAAAGTTTTTGATTCCGATTTTGGAATGTATGGATTCAAAAGGGTATACTGTGAGAGATGCTAACTTAAGGAAATGGGTGTAAGGATTGAAAGATAGTGCATTAAAAGTAATGTTTTTCACCCCGTATTTTCATCAAAATCGCGGGAATTCAACGACAGCGAGAAGAATTCAGCACGGTTTAAAAAAAGAGAATGTTTCTGTTTTCGTGTATGCGTATGAAGAAGAAGATCTCACACAAGAGGTTCGTGATCAAATGGAAAATGCAGATGTTTTTCATATATTGCAATTTGCCCGTTTTTTAAAATGGTCACAAAAACATCAAATTGAATTGAATAAACCTTACATGATCACTTCCGGCGGAACAGATATTAACCATTCGTTAAAAGAGGATGAAAAAATCTATGCGCCTCTTTTACATAAAGCAAAGGCAGTTACAGTATTTACTGAAAAGGCAAAAGAATCACTCGTAAATAATCATGGATTTTCAAATGAGGTCATACATGTGATACCGCAAAGTGTCTATTTACCTGAAAAAGCGGATGAGGAAAAGCTAATTCTGCCTGAAGGCAATCCAAGAATTTTACTGCCTGCCGGTTTGCGGAGTATCAAAGATGTGCTCTATGCAATTCCTGCTTTAGTAAAATTAAAAGCTGAATATCCGCAAATTGTGTTTTTGATATTAGGAGCAAACCTGGATGAAGCGGTATATGAAGAAGTTAGAAATGCCTGCGTAAAATATGAATGGCTTCATTATCTGCCTGAAATAGATTTGGCTAAGATGAAAGAAGTTTACCAGTGGGCTGACATTGTTATAAATACATCTATTTCAGAAGGACAGCCAACTTCTTTGCTGGAGGCAATGATCGAACATAAACCTGTTATAGCTAGAGATAACACAGGAAATACAAGTATTATTCAGCACAAAAAAAACGGCATGATATTTCGTGACGTAAAAGGACTGTATGATTCTTTGAAACAACTAGTATCAGATAAAGCTTTTGCACAAAAAGTGATCCAAAACGGGTATCAGACAGTAACAGAGAACCACACTATGGATAAGGAAATCAAATCATACGTCACTTTGTATGAAACAATAAAGGAGAGAAATAAATGAAAAAATTAGGTTTGTTGTTTGTAATTCTAGCACTGTTAGTATCTGCATGCGGTACAAAGGAAGAAAATAAAGATAAAGATGCAGGCAATAAAGATGGAGTGTTCACAATAGGAGTTATTCCTGCTCAAACAGAAGGTGAAATGAAGGGAGCGCTTGATAAGCTTCAGAATATTTTGAGCGAAAAAATGGATCGTGAAGTAAAGATCACTTCTTACCCTGACTACAATGGAG
This genomic interval carries:
- the mnmH gene encoding tRNA 2-selenouridine(34) synthase MnmH — encoded protein: MNDIQTIQINEIDSDSHLLFDVRSPKEYEEYHIPGAKCLSIFSNDERAEIGTIYKQISKEQAIERGLEIAAPKLPELLKKIKNEMVNNPDKQVVIYCARGGMRSKSIAQTMSILGIDCLQLDGGIRSYRKQIEKMLEEYAQNPKKIIVIEGYTGTMKTKFLEKLQDEGYPVINLEGMASHKGSIFGRIGEDPASQKKFESRLFERLKALKDSPVLIIESESKRIGRVVVPEFLLEGKYSGTRIHIDMPFGMRVKYICDVYDPLFHREEIEEAVLKLSKRIPFPIMTEIEEALTQQDYEKVVSFLLENYYDPKYEFAEQKYESQCIKVCGDSFDYLYNEIKNEINKIL
- a CDS encoding ABC transporter transmembrane domain-containing protein is translated as MKVFMQLMWYFKQEKLRYLGGIIMLAFVSLGLLVPPKIVGLTVDHIKEGTLTDVLLWQYGGLLIAIAVGIYVLRYIWRILIFGAAVKLAMLLRNRLYEHFTKKSQEFYQKRRVGDLMAHSTNDLQAIQQTAGDGVLTLVDSLMMGGFTLIAMASTISWKLTLVSLLPLPVMAWATNKYGTMLHKRFHSAQEAFSSLNDKVQESISGTRVIKAFGQEKDDINSFTELSKDAVRKNMAVARIDSLFDPTISLIIGFSFFLAVSYGSSLVIQGELSIGELVSFTSYLGLLIWPMLAFGWLFNIVERGRASYDRIETLLAVNEEINDEGTISILPKGNIEYHLKEFSYLNKTPVLKDVSFTLESGQSMGIVGKTGSGKTTLCRLLLREYHIMRGDISLDGEDICDYRLHTLRSAIGYVPQDHFLFSATIAENIAFGNIDAPFADIKDAANTSSIHKDIAQFTYGYETVVGERGVTLSGGQKQRISIARSLVTDPEILILDDSLSAVDAKTEEEILQNLKGKRKNKTTIITAHRLSSIAHCDLIIVMDNGTIIQRGTHQYLLCEEGWYKETYERQALETLIAQGGGNR
- a CDS encoding ABC transporter ATP-binding protein, with the protein product MSGDGNVHSNEELNRMNQWTVFKRLMSYTKMHKKRLSIAFLLLLAATASELTAPILVKTFIDDYLTPRIFDQKALIILGCSYIGLIVLSAIVNYIQFVLFQSVALDIIQTLRIQVFSKVHSLGLKFFDRTPVGSLVSRITNDTEAVKDLYVSVLSTFVQNIVFLFGIFGFMFYLNVKLAVFCLGILPFIIYIMWLYRKYSSKSFYEMREKLSQLNAKLNESLQGMSIVQVFNQQKRLREEFAKVNNEHNDAQMKNIKYNGLLLRPAVDLIYMLALLMILSFFGIKSFNSAVEIGVIYAFINYLDRFFEPVNMMMMRLSIFQQAVVSAGRVFTVMDETELAPVKRDKVQLDPVIGNGKIEFKDVTFSYDGEQEVLKNISFTANPGETVALVGHTGSGKSSIINLLMRFYDVEKGEILIDDIPLSHFENDELRKKVGLVLQDPFLFVGDIAQNIRLYNKEITDEDVKEAAQFVQASSFIEKLPQEYNTILGERGAAFSSGQRQLISFARTMAFSPRILILDEATANIDTETEEEIQLALHKMRSGRTTIAIAHRLSTIQDAELILVLHKGEIVERGTHQELLMQRGLYHKMFLLQHGTDSIEEVS
- a CDS encoding M15 family metallopeptidase, whose product is MKKYVITSVLIGSVLVLSACKPVDWAEQQWNSAFNDSKDEKAEKQNDNKQQHDEPKDETPSETDETGEQDQQADLPWLNETVTVSGDGKAIVQNLNDMLIVANKERNLPEDYEPADLVIPDVPFPFKEDLPKKKLRKEAASSVEDLFKAAEEQGLELLAQSGYRSYDTQVSIFAYNADQFGEEKANQTSAQPGQSEHQTGLSLDVTSPQVNYQLVEEFGETKEGKWIAENAYKYGFIIRYLKGKEDITGYQYEPWHLRYVGKEHAKEIHESGITLEEYLEKP
- a CDS encoding cytochrome c biogenesis CcdA family protein — its product is MTDLNIWLAFAAGLLSFISPCCLPLYPAFLSYITGISVQELKEEQAMLRKRALLHTAFFLLGFSIIFIVLGLSTTIIGEIFVEYQSLLRQIGAIIIVFFGLVVMGFISPEFLMKDKKMKFQSRPTGYLGSVLIGIGFAAGWTPCMGPILAGVIALGVSNPAASLTYMIAYVLGFAVPFFVLSFFLDKLKSIKKFNRQFMKIGGSLMVIMGVLLYFNWMTQLTSFLINRVFGGFQGF
- a CDS encoding Na(+)/H(+) antiporter subunit B encodes the protein MSSRSNDLILKTTTNIIVFVILAFSVNMLFSGHNAPGGGFIGGLMGAGAFLLLYISYGLQPVHRILPINFTYMIAAGLLTAILTGAGSFVLGVPFLSHSFGYFYLPLLGKTELATAMLFDLGVYLTVIGVTMTIILSIAEDKIEKVEEEGN
- a CDS encoding CcdC family protein, whose product is MFFIASTCFAIIMAVIIFNFRMRETREPVTSRKIIIPPLAMSTGFLQFVFPAFRITWIEAGEAFLVGIMFSIFLIMTSKFEIKGDHVYLVRSKAFIFIIIGLFAIRLGLKWYIGSSISIFETSSLFFIVAFGMILPWRLAMLFLFMKKKNEIAL
- a CDS encoding DUF2621 domain-containing protein, yielding MSGWFITFIVLWSVFLFSMFAIGGYFMFRKFLKRLPKEDGKSILDWQEHYINETIHLWNEDQKKLLNELVAPVPELFRDVAKEKIAGKIGELAIAEKASSMTEDLIIRGYIIATPKRDHKWLIKTLKKKNIDIKPYQSLLA
- the selB gene encoding selenocysteine-specific translation elongation factor gives rise to the protein MTINYYTIGMAGHIDHGKTTLTKALSGVDTDTLKEEKARKITIEPGFAPFPLTDSIHTSIVDVPGHEKLIRQMIAGVAGIDLVLLVIAADEGVMPQTREHFEILSFLDIQKGMIVVTKSDLIDDEMKLLIEDEISELTNDSVFQSFPVHFVDSLSMNGIDDLKKSIASYLEDTETRSASGPFRLPIDHIFTVKGQGTVVRGTVYEGEVHEGDELEIQPGDEKVKVRKLQVHKENVQNARAGQRAAINLSGGSKLDWKRGHVLLTPGVFSVTDTVDLVLTTGKEWAGKLKQRTQIKFYTGTAEVMGKLIFFDRKELENSADYVFCQVRLDEPIVTKRGDRFIIRRPSPEETIGGGEVIDSNGAAYKFGIGTIRMLQDKFEGTPSERVIQTLQKKGSLTTGELVKLTGIEEPVLDKVLQELIELKAVFYMSGYYNDEATMKLAETDLIQKLTVFHEEYPLRQGIPKAEVVQSLKGKLHQKVSSGYIEKLIQLSTIRITDQFVHLPAFKPHFPNKWEKRMSQVANILEEKQFEPDDLLSIYQAHQLPENLYSDFKYFLINHGKALVLFDDVLIGKDTFDSAVDLLKSQTEQSFTVQEAKNVLNTSRKFLIPILECMDSKGYTVRDANLRKWV